From Hydractinia symbiolongicarpus strain clone_291-10 chromosome 12, HSymV2.1, whole genome shotgun sequence, one genomic window encodes:
- the LOC130622421 gene encoding uncharacterized protein LOC130622421, translating to MDSSFIFYNGRDGDRTERTLRRSQVSVQRLAMIYKLDVTSVYITEEFGSSEFPNPDGTFDCLRESPSGTYYQVEGEPHQGMTQVRNLPTSTVNDIGAFRRPTMLHTSSSTMSRKRVGAAAENYVLKVVLADIENKKIVNQKRISFITITEAEASVDAITEMAKTRFEDRTLVLVQGGGLRYEDSAATRGVYIYI from the exons ATGGattcttcatttattttttacaatggcCGTGACGGGGATCGCACAGAAAGAACACTGCGGAGAAGCCAAGTATCAGTCCAAAGACTGGCAATGATTTACAAG CTTGACGTTACATCGGTGTACATAACAGAGGAGTTCGGTTCCTCAGAATTTCCGAATCCGGATGGGACGTTTGATTGCCTTCGGGAGTCGCCTTCTGGCACGTATTACCAAGTGGAGGGAGAACCACATCAAGGCATGACTCAGGTTAGAAACCTACCGACATCAACGGTCAATGACATCGGCGCGTTTCGAAGGCCAACAATGTTGCATACATCTTCGTCCACGATGTCGCGTAAACGTGTAGGTGCGGCTGCGGAGAACtatgttttaaaagttgttctGGCGGATATAGAGAACAAAAAAATCG TTAATCAGAAACGAATTTCGTTTATAACAATAACGGAAGCAGAAGCAAGCGTCGACGCAATCACGGAGATGGCAAAAACACGATTCGAAGATCGAACGTTGGTGTTAGTGCAAGGAGGTGGTTTACGATACGAGGACTCCGCAGCCACAAgaggtgtgtatatatatatttga